Genomic window (Bacillus sp. BGMRC 2118):
GGATCCAATAAAAGGCCCTGAAACTCATCTCCTAACGTTACTGTTAAATTCGATGCAATATATTTGTCAAACGTAACATTAACGGCATTCAAAACTTCCTTGAATTGATCCTGTATTTCCTGTCTATTTTGTATACTTTTAGAACCTACTATATCACCAATAATTGCACAATAATTCATTTTCATACTCCTTAAGAAGTTAACTTACGACTCTATCATACTTATTATATATAAAAGTAATCAATTTGAGTTAAGAAACTATACTAATTTGCAACATATCAACCTAATCCAACAAAAAAATGACTAAAGAAATCTTTAGCCATTTTATGTCTATTTATTTTCATCTTCTAGAAATTTGATAAAGTGGGTGATCGTTTTAATCGGCTGCTCCTGGATAAGTGCAATATACTTATTCTTTATTACGTCTGAGACACGATCACTTTTCTGAATGCGGTTAATCACAAAATCCATGCTAACTTTCTGTACTTCTAGTTGTTTTAGCCTTGCTTCTTTGGAAAGCGCCAAACCAAGGGCACCAAGTATCGCAAATATAATAACAGGTAATGGTTTCAGTTCTCCTAAGGCCGTAATATAAATGAATATATTTAGAATTGAGATTGAAATTAAAGGCATAGACCAAAATGTATAACGAGAAACAATCTTCATCATGGGAGTAATATGTTCTTGAAGAATTATTATTTCGTTTCTAATATAATGCGGACTTTCATTCATCCAAACATTCAAATTTATTCCTCCAAAGCAAGTGAACCAATTAATCTAGAAAGATCTCCAGATAAAACATGATTGTCTGGTTCAAGATTTTTAATTATCTTTACTTCTTCATGCAGCCTCTGCATTTTCTTATCGAACTCAATTGCCGAAAATGCAGCTTCTTGCAGTTCAGTTGTTAGCCTTTCTGGAATTTCCTTATCGAATTTGTAATAAATCTTATGCTCCAAACTGGCCCAGAAATCCATTGCTTTTGTACGTAACTGAATTTCAACGAAGGTATGCTCAACTCGATCAGACAAAAAAACAGGAATTTTAATGATCAAGTGCAGACTTTGATATCCATTTGGCTTTGACTGTCGAATGTAATCCTTATATTCAACAATTTCAATGTCTCGTTGTTTTTCCAGCAATTCACTTACTTTGTATACGTCAGATATAAACGAACAAGTAATGCGAACACCCGCTATATCCTTAATATTTGCTTTAATAGCATCCACTGACATATTTATATTTTTTCTTTTTACTTTTTGAATTATACTGTCAGGTGACTTAACTCGTGAACTGATCGTTTCAATTGGATTATAGTCATGAATATACTTAAATTCCTCATTTAGAATATTCATTTTTGTCGTGAACTCATCAATTGCAAATTTATATGTCATCATAAAAGATGGTTGTTTTCGTATAGATTGTTGCTTTGCGTAAAAATCCCAAAAGCCGGATTTTTACCTTATTATTTAGATACTACTATACATAAAGAGAATTGCTCTTTTTTAATCCAACCTCATTTTGCTTCTAAAATTGGTTGTTCACCCAAGCTAATTGTAATAAAAGCAACAAAGTTTTAAAAAAGAGCCTAAAAGATAATAGCTCGTTCATCTTTAATCCTTTTTGCTCTAGCGTAGTTGTCAGTTCCACAATAACGTTCCTTTCTACCCCTTATTCATTAAAATAGGGCGTTTACATAATTGAACATCAATTCCTTGGGCCTGTAGTTTCTTTACGATTTTCTTTATATCAATTGTTATTTTACCTTTCCCAACTATCGGTTTCATTCATTGGCACCCCTTATAATTCCTTTACTCAAAATATTAATTTCAAACTTATAATTCTCGATTGCTTCCTCTGCGGATAAGTCTCTTACATAAGTTTCAACTAAATGATGAATCGTTAAGGCGAATATGATTTTTATGACATGTTGTAATTCAATGTCATTTTGCACATTTAAGTTTTCTGTATTAATTAATTTTAATGTGCCAATATATTGATCCTTTTGGTTTTTTTCATAGATATTTCGAGCCAGTGTATTCTCAATTTTATAGTTCATATTTAAAAATGCATTTTTTAGAAAGTCTTTATTCTCTAAAGTAGTACGTCCCTTCACCATCAATTGAAAGAATTCAGTAATGGTTTCTAGTAAATCACCATTTCTCTGTTTAAGTAATGTACTAAACTTTTCGTTTGTTTCTTTTGTCATCTCTTCTAATAGGTAAAAATACAAATCTTCTTTATCATCAAAATATTGATAAAAACTTCCCCTTGGTATACCTGCACTTTTAATAATATTGGAGATGGAAGCCTCATGTAATGATACCCTGGAGAATTCTTTTTTTGCAGCTTGTATTAACGTAGCTTGTTTATCCTTATCTAGATGTATAAACGTTTGTTTTGGCATAAACTACTTCACTTCCTATATGTGACAACGTGTCACAAACTTATAGTTTTATCATAAATGACAATGTGTCACAAGTCAACTCAACATGACACACTGTCACAAATTGCTCATATTTTATATTGACTGTCTGGATGTGCTTTAGAGGTAAAATGAAGATACTCGAAGTATTTGTTACTTCGAGTATCTGTTTAATATACAAATTTGAGTACATGTTTACTTGTAAATCAATGGAACCTATGTGTATATTACTGTAACATTCCCTTCTTTATTCTCTTCTTGATTCCATTCAACATGGAAATGAAACGTACCATCCTGGAAGAATAAAGGGAACCTTCGTCGTATGGATTCCTGCATAGGAAGGGAGTAAGCATCTTCTATATCTACCCATACTGCCTTTCCTTCTGGTCCATCTGTTAGTAGTTCACCTTGAAAGTCCTTTGTAATGTAATTAAAGATTATATACCTGTCCATTTTGACTGGATTTACATATTCGTAAATGCCTTTATATTGTAGATTTCTTACGACCAACCCTGTTTCCTCTCTCACTTCTCTAATCGCGGCCTCTACGATACCTTCAGGAAACTCCACCTTACCACCTGGTGGTATATATCCGTTGAAATGGTCATGTTGTCTGTCCAACATCAATACTTTATCTCCATCTTGAATCATACACACAGTCCACATTTTATAAGTTACTTGGTTCATCTTAAATACCGAAGTCCTTCCGATCCATAAAATAGTATAATAATTGGTCTCTCAGTTCTATTTCTCGATTAAAGCCTAAATTCTCCATCAGCTTAATAGATCTGTCGTTTTCTGGCTCAACAGTAGCATCTATCCGATCAAATTGCAGCTTTAGAAAACCGAGCTGTAATAGCTCGTCCATAGCTTCTGTCATATATCCATTGCCCCAGTATTTTGGTGCCAAGTCAAAGCCTACTTCTGCGACAATAAAGTCATGTTCCGTTCTTATGTAATGAAAACCAAGTGTACCTATCATTTCAGTTGACTCTTTCGTAAACATTCCATATCTACACCCAGAATCATTTAGATGGTAGTTAATCATTTCTTTTGCTTCTTCTATATGTTTACAGTGTTCAATATCCATAAATCTAGTAACATCAGGATTAGAGAAATGAAGATATACCTCATGAGCATGCTTTAATGTTAGGGTATGTAATTCCAATCGTTTCGTTTGAAGCGAAGGATACGTAATGTTGCTATTTTTTGACATATTTGTAGACCCTTTCATGATTGTCAGGTTATGAAAACTATAGATGTAATCTTTAAACCTTTATTATTCAACGTTAGTAGACACTGTGGATTCCAAGAAGTTTTCATTTATCGAAAAGAAATAGTTCTTCAATCCTTCTCGTCCACCCATTTTTTCATACCATTTTTGCACTCGTTCAACATGGGCAACATCACTTCTAACTTTCATTTCAATTTCTTCATAAGCAGTATAGCTGTCATATTCCCAAATCGCAAAGATCTCTACTTTTCCATCGTTCACTTTTGTCATCCATCTTCCGACTAATCTAGATCCATACTTTAACTGAGTGGGTAATAGTGTTCTGTTGAAATGGAGATTAAAATCCTCTACGATACTATCATCCACAATATATTTCTTTCTACGATATACCATTCTAATCCATCCTTGATACAAATTTTTTAGGCTGTTAGCAATTATATAGGAAAATTATACCACAAAGATTACTTGCCATTCGTAAACAAAATTTAAAAAATACCAATTCTACCTCTTAGAATTGGTATTATCTCGTTTAGATCCTTCTTATTTCAACAACCGACAGCTCTGGCCCGTTCTCTATATACTTCCATGTAAACTCCCCTTCACTTTCTACTATAGTTGATGGTATAAAGGTTTTGGATCGTGATCATTCGTCAGCTCCATAACTTCTCCATTTACTAAAGTATTAAATGTATCAAAATTTGTAGCATGTCTCACTCTTGATGGAATATCTGGGTGCATATTGTTTTGCAGTTAAAGTAATCATATTATTCCTCCTACACAATCATAATCGAAATGGTAAAATCTCCTACTTCTATATTACTATTTGAATAATAAAATGTAGTGAGCACCCACAGGGTTAAACACTTCATTTACAATGTTTTAATGAGATCATATCTTTGGTAACCATAAAAAAAATACGCATGATTCCTACTTCAGGATTCATGCGTACTTTAAGGTATTAATCTCGCTCTAGTAATGCAGCTCCAGCTATACCTGGTTTTGTCATTTCATATGGATCGAGAATGATATTTAGTTCTTCTTCTGTTAAGACATCGTACTTCAAACATAGTTCACGTACAGGTACTCCGTTCACAATTGCCTCTCTAGCAATTCTAGATGCAACTTCATATCCGATGTGTGGATTTACGGCAGTTATAACTCCTGCACTCTTCTCTACATACTCTCTTAGTCTTTCTTCATTTGCTTTAATTCCTATTAAGCAATGTTCTGTAAAGGTGTTAAATGCATTACTCATAATACTAATTGACTGGAGAAGGTTAAAGACTAATACAGGCTCCATTACATTCAGTTCCAATTGACCTGCTTCAGACGCAAGGCAAATCGTTTGGTCATTACCGATGACTTGGAAGGCTACTTGGTTAATCAATTCTGGTAATACTGGGTTTACTTTACCAGGCATGATAGAGGAACCAGGCTGTCTAGCTGGTAACACGATCTCACCTAAACCAGCTCTAGGTCCAGATGCCATTAAACGGAGATCATTCGCAATTTTCGACATGTTGATCATACATACTTTTAAAGCACCTGAAACTTCTGTATATGCATCTGTATTTTGAGTTGCATCCACAAGGTGATCGGCACCTGTTAACTCTAAGTTGCTAAATTCCTTTAAATAGTTGACTACTAATTCAATATAACGAGGTTCTGCATTCAATCCCGTACCAACTGCAGTTGCCCCCATGTTTACTTCATATAAATGCTGACGTGATTGCTTAATTCGTTTAATATCACGTTCAATCGCGCGGCTATACGCTTCAAATTCTTGTCCAAGACGAATAGGTACTGCATCCTGCAAATGAGTTCGTCCCATTTTAATGATATGGTTAAATTCCTTAGCCTTTTGTTTAAAAGCTACATGCATATTTTCCATTGATACTAACAATTTTTCTAACAAATTTAATACAGCGATGTGAATAGCCGTAGGAAAGGCGTCATTCGTAGATTGTGACATATTCACGTGAGTATTAGGACTACAATAGGTGTACTCTCCTTTTTCATGCCCCATCAATTCCAGTGCACGATTGGCTAGTACTTCGTTAATATTCATGTTAATGGACGTTCCCGC
Coding sequences:
- the aspA gene encoding aspartate ammonia-lyase → MAKTRSEMRTEKDFLGSKEVPADAYYGIQTLRAVENFPITGYRIHEELIKAMAVVKKAAATANMDIKQLYSGIGENIVKAADELLAGNMHDHVIVDPIQGGAGTSINMNINEVLANRALELMGHEKGEYTYCSPNTHVNMSQSTNDAFPTAIHIAVLNLLEKLLVSMENMHVAFKQKAKEFNHIIKMGRTHLQDAVPIRLGQEFEAYSRAIERDIKRIKQSRQHLYEVNMGATAVGTGLNAEPRYIELVVNYLKEFSNLELTGADHLVDATQNTDAYTEVSGALKVCMINMSKIANDLRLMASGPRAGLGEIVLPARQPGSSIMPGKVNPVLPELINQVAFQVIGNDQTICLASEAGQLELNVMEPVLVFNLLQSISIMSNAFNTFTEHCLIGIKANEERLREYVEKSAGVITAVNPHIGYEVASRIAREAIVNGVPVRELCLKYDVLTEEELNIILDPYEMTKPGIAGAALLERD
- a CDS encoding GTP pyrophosphokinase family protein, translated to MMTYKFAIDEFTTKMNILNEEFKYIHDYNPIETISSRVKSPDSIIQKVKRKNINMSVDAIKANIKDIAGVRITCSFISDVYKVSELLEKQRDIEIVEYKDYIRQSKPNGYQSLHLIIKIPVFLSDRVEHTFVEIQLRTKAMDFWASLEHKIYYKFDKEIPERLTTELQEAAFSAIEFDKKMQRLHEEVKIIKNLEPDNHVLSGDLSRLIGSLALEE
- a CDS encoding 8-oxo-dGTP diphosphatase, which codes for MNQVTYKMWTVCMIQDGDKVLMLDRQHDHFNGYIPPGGKVEFPEGIVEAAIREVREETGLVVRNLQYKGIYEYVNPVKMDRYIIFNYITKDFQGELLTDGPEGKAVWVDIEDAYSLPMQESIRRRFPLFFQDGTFHFHVEWNQEENKEGNVTVIYT
- a CDS encoding GNAT family N-acetyltransferase, producing the protein MSKNSNITYPSLQTKRLELHTLTLKHAHEVYLHFSNPDVTRFMDIEHCKHIEEAKEMINYHLNDSGCRYGMFTKESTEMIGTLGFHYIRTEHDFIVAEVGFDLAPKYWGNGYMTEAMDELLQLGFLKLQFDRIDATVEPENDRSIKLMENLGFNREIELRDQLLYYFMDRKDFGI
- a CDS encoding TetR/AcrR family transcriptional regulator, with the translated sequence MPKQTFIHLDKDKQATLIQAAKKEFSRVSLHEASISNIIKSAGIPRGSFYQYFDDKEDLYFYLLEEMTKETNEKFSTLLKQRNGDLLETITEFFQLMVKGRTTLENKDFLKNAFLNMNYKIENTLARNIYEKNQKDQYIGTLKLINTENLNVQNDIELQHVIKIIFALTIHHLVETYVRDLSAEEAIENYKFEINILSKGIIRGANE